DNA from Endomicrobiales bacterium:
TTTTATGTTGTAGTCATTTTAACGATTGTGTAGCAATTTTTAGAGTAAGGCGGGTTATGATGTTTTTATTAAGAAGTACAAAACTAAGAAAGAAGTTGCTTGCCTATGCGTTTTCGCACATTGATGATACCTATTATGTGCGAGAGCTTGCCTCTTTAATTAATGGAGATCCGGGGAATTTGTCGCGCGAATTGAAAGCCCTTGAAGAAGAGGGGCTTTTTAGCTCCAAAGTACGCGGCAAGATAAAGCTTTTCACACTTCAAAAAACATACCCTCTGTTTAACGACCTAAAAGCTTTTATGTCAAAAACTGAAGGTGTTGAGGGGAGTTTACGCTCATTGATTTCAGAAATTAAAGGAATTGAGCTTGCTTTTATTTACGGCTCTTATGCCAAAAACAAAGAGCACAGGCTTTCAGATATTGATTTAGTTGCTGTTGGTAATTTTTCCGAGAGAGAGCTTACATTAAGGGTTCATTTACTTGAAAAAAAGCTTAACAGAGAAATAAATTTTACTACCTACTCATCTGAAGAGTTTATAAATGAAATAAAAAAGCCAGGTGGTTTTTTAAACCTTGTACTAAAAGAAAAAACAATTTTACTTAAAGGAAGTATAAATGACTATCACACTATTTAAAAAACTTGAGAGCGCAGGGAAATTAAGGAAGCAGGAAGTTGGTATTTCCCAAGTTGAAGGGCTTATTCGCCAAGCAATGTTGGATCTTAATGAGGCACAGAAAATTCATAAAATTGCCTAGAGGGCTACTTATATTCTTGCCTATATGGCAATGCTAAAAGCTGGGCGAGCTTTGCTTAATCTCTAAATTCTCAGGAATTTAACAATGATAGACAGAAAAGAAGTGATACGAGATTATAAAGCACGAATTCCGGAGAAAGGAATCTTCGTTATCCGTAATGTTACCAACAACAAAGTATTTCTTGGGAGTACTTTGAGTATATATGGGAAATTTAACCGTGAACGCTTTACCTTGAACCTCGGAACTCATCAGAATGCAGAGCTTCAGAAAGATTGGAAGGCATTTGGGGAAGATAAATTTTCTTTTGAGGTTTTAGAAACACTTAAACTGAAAGATGAGCCGGGTTACAATTATGAAGAAGATTTACAAATTCTTGAAATGATTTGGATTGAAAAATACCGCCCCTTTGAAAAGAACTGCTACAACACCAACTAACGCATCCGTTATGGCATAATCCCTAAACATTTTTTTGATTTGTATCTTAACTTTTGAACACTATATTGACATTTACTCAGTGTGTTGAGTATAATTACTCACAATCGGAGGTGGATTCCATGTATAAAAGACCAATTTATCCATTGTTGTTAAAAAGAATTAAAGAGCAGCGGCGTTTTATTCAGGTTTTGGCAGGTCCAAGGCAGACCGGAAAAACAACGCTTGCACGACAGTTAATGGAAGAAAAAGGAGTTCAATGCCATTATGCAACGGCAGATGAGGCAGTGCCTAAGGCGTCGGTATGGATAGAGCAGCAATGGGAAACTGCCAGATTGAAAATGAGAGGTTCAAAACAGAGATTTATTTTAATACTTGATGAAATACAAAAAATTTCACACTGGTCAGAGGCTATAAAGAAATTGTGGGATGAAGATAGCAATTTAAAACTACCCTTGCATGTTATATTGCTAGGGTCATCACCTCTTTTAGTTCAGAAAGGTCTTACGGAAAGTTTAGCTGGAAGGTTTGAAATAATTCCGATTACCCATTGGTCTTTTGTAGAAATGGAAGCTGCTTTTGGGTGGGATATTAACCAATATATATTTTATGGGGGATATCCGGGAAGCGCTGCACTAATTAATGAGCCACACCGTTGGTCAAGTTACATAATGGATTCATTAATAGAAACATCCATATCAAAGGATATTTTACTGATGACTCGTGTTGATAAACCTGCTCTTTTAAGGAGATTGTTTGAGCTCGGCTGCATTTATTCCAGTCAGATTCTTTCGTATCAAAAGATGTTGGGGCAATTACAGGATGCTGGCAATACTGTAACGCTTGCCCATTATTTAAAATTATTAGATTTAGCAGGTTTGCTAACAGGCCTTTCAAAATATGCTGGACAAAAGGTTAGGCAGCGTTCTTCAAGCCCCAAATTTCAAGTTCAAAACAATGCCTTACTTTCAGCTCAACTTCATTTAACTTTTGACGAAGCATTTAAAGAAAAGGAAAGATGGGGTCATCTTGTTGAGTCAGCTGTTGGTTCGGCTCTCATAAATGGTTCAAAAGGTAAGGGTATAGAAGTGTTTTATTGGCTTCATCACAATCGGGAAGTGGATTATGTTTTGGCTAGGGGAAAACAAGTAATAGCCATTGAAGTAAAAAGTGGAAGAAAAAAACCTTTTCTATCTGGTATGGAAAAATTTGGGGAAGAATTTAATGTTCAAAGGAAGTTGTTGATTGGGGATGCAGGTATCCCTCTAAAGGAGTTTCTAAAGATACCTGTTGAAGAATTGTTTATCTGAAAATTATGAATTTATATAAATACAAGTTAAAAATAGATAGTTTAATTATTTAAATCTACACAACCATCTGCATTCTTGCTTTTAGGGTGTTAAAACTTGTAAAATCAACAAAATTCAGTAAATAAAACTAAAAAAAATAATAAGGAGTTTTTGTATGCGTACGCCGTTACTTGCCGGAAACTGGAAGATGTTTAAAAATGTTAAGGAAAGTGTTGAGCTTGTTAATGGTTTAAAAACCGCTCTTGCTGATGTGAAAAATAGAGAAATTCTTGTTTGCCCGTCATTTACCGCTCTTACCTCAGTTTTTGATGTTATAAAAAACTCAAATATAAAACTTGGCGCACAGAACCTTTTTTGGGAAAGCAAAGGTGCATTTACCGGTGAAGTTTCACCCGGTATGATTGCTGAAGTTGGTTGTTCTTATGTGCTTATCGGGCATTCTGAAAGAAGGCAGTTTTTTGGCGAAACAGATGCGACAGTTAACAAAAAAATATTCGCGGTTTTTGCGCTTGGGCTTAAACCAATTGTTTGTGTTGGTGAAACATTGCAGGAAAGAGAATCAGATAAAACACTTGAAGTTTTAAAAAGACAGTTAACAAATGGCCTTGCAGGCCTTTCTGCCGAGCAGGCAAAGATGATTGTTGTTGCGTACGAGCCGGTTTGGGCAATTGGCACAGGTAAAACAGCAACAACTCAGCAGGCACAAGACGCGCATGCATTTATTAGAAAAGTTTATGAAGAAATGTATGGCAAAGATGCCGCCGCGCTAACACGCATTCTTTATGGTGGCTCTGTAAAGCCCGATAACATTGCCGAACTTATGAAACAGCCGGATGTTGACGGCGGACTTGTCGGCGGTGCCAGCTTAGATGTTAATTCATTTACAAAAATAGTTAAATACTAATTATGAAAATAGCATTTGCTAATGACCATGCCGCATACGAAGTGCGCCAAGCTTTAATTGACTTTCTTAAAGGTCTGGGGCATAGTGTTACAGATTTTGGATGGGCACAAAAAACAAGTTGCGACTACCCCGATTTTGCAATTCCTGCTTCAATTTCTGTGTCTAAAGGGGAAAGTGATTTTGGTATTCTTCTTTGCGGCTCTGGTATTGGTATGTCTATTGTGGCAAACAGGTTTAATAATGTTCGTGCGGCACTTTGTTGGAATGAGGAAGTTGCAAAGCTTTCTCGCCAGCATAATAATGCAAACATATTGTGCCTTCCATCAAGGGTTTTACAGCTTGAAGAGTTAAAAAAAGTTATTGCTGTTTGGCTTTCTACACCATTTTGCAATGAAGAGCGCCACCAAAACAGAATTAATAAAATTCCCAAAGGAATTATTTAATGAAATTATTAACTATGCTTTATGTTGCGGTTTTTTTTCTTGCTTCCTGTGCTTGTTTAAGTTGTGCCAGTCAGAACGATATGCAAGAGATAATGTTTTTGCTTAATTCCGGCAGAACCTCCGAGGCAGTTGCGTATCTTTCCGCTGAGGTAGATAAAGACCCATCTAATGCCGATAAACAGATTGCGCTTGGTTTTGCATGTTTGCAGAATAATGATTATGCGCAAGCTCAGTCGCATTTAAATGCCGGCGCTTCCTTAAAACCAAATTCTGTTGCATCGTATTACGGCCTTGCTATGCTGGCTGAAAGCAGAAGGGATGACTATGGCGCAATTAACAACTGGCGCAGTGTTTTGAACTATTCATCCGATATAAACTTGAAACATTTGGCTGAAAAACATATTAGATATGCCGAAAGACATATTGAACATTCAGAGAGGCCGCGATGAGAGTAATTATTGCTTTATTTCTAAGTG
Protein-coding regions in this window:
- a CDS encoding GIY-YIG nuclease family protein; its protein translation is MIDRKEVIRDYKARIPEKGIFVIRNVTNNKVFLGSTLSIYGKFNRERFTLNLGTHQNAELQKDWKAFGEDKFSFEVLETLKLKDEPGYNYEEDLQILEMIWIEKYRPFEKNCYNTN
- a CDS encoding tetratricopeptide repeat protein, producing the protein MKLLTMLYVAVFFLASCACLSCASQNDMQEIMFLLNSGRTSEAVAYLSAEVDKDPSNADKQIALGFACLQNNDYAQAQSHLNAGASLKPNSVASYYGLAMLAESRRDDYGAINNWRSVLNYSSDINLKHLAEKHIRYAERHIEHSERPR
- the rpiB gene encoding ribose 5-phosphate isomerase B, with the protein product MKIAFANDHAAYEVRQALIDFLKGLGHSVTDFGWAQKTSCDYPDFAIPASISVSKGESDFGILLCGSGIGMSIVANRFNNVRAALCWNEEVAKLSRQHNNANILCLPSRVLQLEELKKVIAVWLSTPFCNEERHQNRINKIPKGII
- a CDS encoding AAA family ATPase, translating into MYKRPIYPLLLKRIKEQRRFIQVLAGPRQTGKTTLARQLMEEKGVQCHYATADEAVPKASVWIEQQWETARLKMRGSKQRFILILDEIQKISHWSEAIKKLWDEDSNLKLPLHVILLGSSPLLVQKGLTESLAGRFEIIPITHWSFVEMEAAFGWDINQYIFYGGYPGSAALINEPHRWSSYIMDSLIETSISKDILLMTRVDKPALLRRLFELGCIYSSQILSYQKMLGQLQDAGNTVTLAHYLKLLDLAGLLTGLSKYAGQKVRQRSSSPKFQVQNNALLSAQLHLTFDEAFKEKERWGHLVESAVGSALINGSKGKGIEVFYWLHHNREVDYVLARGKQVIAIEVKSGRKKPFLSGMEKFGEEFNVQRKLLIGDAGIPLKEFLKIPVEELFI
- the tpiA gene encoding triose-phosphate isomerase — protein: MRTPLLAGNWKMFKNVKESVELVNGLKTALADVKNREILVCPSFTALTSVFDVIKNSNIKLGAQNLFWESKGAFTGEVSPGMIAEVGCSYVLIGHSERRQFFGETDATVNKKIFAVFALGLKPIVCVGETLQERESDKTLEVLKRQLTNGLAGLSAEQAKMIVVAYEPVWAIGTGKTATTQQAQDAHAFIRKVYEEMYGKDAAALTRILYGGSVKPDNIAELMKQPDVDGGLVGGASLDVNSFTKIVKY
- a CDS encoding nucleotidyltransferase domain-containing protein → MMFLLRSTKLRKKLLAYAFSHIDDTYYVRELASLINGDPGNLSRELKALEEEGLFSSKVRGKIKLFTLQKTYPLFNDLKAFMSKTEGVEGSLRSLISEIKGIELAFIYGSYAKNKEHRLSDIDLVAVGNFSERELTLRVHLLEKKLNREINFTTYSSEEFINEIKKPGGFLNLVLKEKTILLKGSINDYHTI